A genomic window from Salvia miltiorrhiza cultivar Shanhuang (shh) chromosome 5, IMPLAD_Smil_shh, whole genome shotgun sequence includes:
- the LOC131026321 gene encoding leucine-rich repeat receptor-like protein kinase PXC1 isoform X3 translates to MKDNSDVDAVGERGGGVGDGDCDGLKRRRRREVEEWRDEGEVVLGEDEAAVATDGADEVTVAGAGDGEFGGEADCLWVGPHDLNVNGKKEFEQQMEVLGRLRHPNLIGLKAYYFARDEKLLVHEFMPNGNLFWLLHVCSVWALNSDFMSIWNRFP, encoded by the exons ATGAAAGACAATTCAGACGTCGACGCCGTGGGAGAGAGGGGCGGCGGCGTCGGAGACGGTGATTGCGATGGTTTGAAGCGGCGGAGAAGACGTGAGGTTGAGGAGTGGCGGGACGAGGGGGAGGTGGTGCTCGGAGAGGACGAGGCGGCGGTAGCGACGGACGGCGCGGATGAGGTAACGGTGGCGGGGGCTGGAGATGGTGAATTTGGGGGAGAGGCGGATTGCTTGTGGGTGGGGCCACATGATTTGAATGTGAACGGGAAGAAGGAGTTTGAGCAGCAAATGGAGGTGTTGGGCCGCCTACGCCACCCTAATTTGATCGGATTGAAGGCTTACTATTTCGCTAGGGATGAGAAATTGTTGGTTCATGAATTCATGCCTAATGGAAACTTGTTTTGGTTGCTTCATG TTTGTTCAGTTTGGGCTCTGAATTCTGATTTTATGAGCATCTGGAATAGGTTCCCGTAG
- the LOC131026286 gene encoding exocyst complex component EXO84C isoform X1, with product MKMVESSEEEDDFPSMESVTPQSKIDTVYQSKTEKGIRKICFELLDLKDAVENLCSNTRTKYLAFLRLSDEVVEMKHELNELQKHISSHGILIQDLMSGVSHELDEWSRAGGDLLEADDNSLTNEANGIFSTEVEDRRMLFLEHVDVLLAEHKIEEAIDAIDTEERSYPELKGSGDSTTDESSSFKSALSKRKARLENQLVEISRQPSVGILELRKVLSSLLKLGKGPLAHQIFLKSYGSRLQRSIEDFLALCPCYPETYSATLSNLVFSMISLATKDSGQMFGDNPLYSNKIVQWAEWEIESLVRLVKENAPPSETSSALRAASVFVQASLNHCSALEMQDLKLTKLLLVLLQPYVEEVLELNFRRARKMALDLVGSDETMPLSPRLASPLSTFATSSDRMLVDCGMRFIFAVKEIAEQLTRLVILHFGGNILTRISQLFDKYVEVLIKSLTGTTEDDNLTDLKEHIPFKAETDSQQLALLGTAFTIVEELLPMVVSRIWNVLSESKEAGDGLTENVMPPINSSIDPKEWRRQLQQSLDKLRDHFCRQYVLSFIYSRDGETRLDAQIYIGGKGKDLLWNSDPLPSLPFQALFGKLQQLAAVAGDVLLGKEKIQKVLLARLTETVVMWLSNEEEFWGVLEHESAPLRPVGLQQLMLDMHFTVEIARFAGYPSRHLNKISSDIIARAVKAFAARGVDPQSSVPEDEWFVETAKGAINKLLMGGSGSDVSEVDDEEDDEHIIMDDEVISDSDNSPSSLSSVESEESFASAQMEELESPVLTDSEN from the exons ATGAAAATGGTAGAAAGCAGCGAAGAAGAAGATGATTTCCCCTCAATGGAAAGCGTCACGCCTCAGTCCAAGATCGACACAGTTTAtcagtctaaaactgaaaag GGCATCAGAAAGATCTGTTTTGAGCTATTGGATTTGAAAGATGCAGTTGAGAACTTGTGCAGTAATACTCGCACAAAGTATTTGGCCTTTTTAAG GTTATCTGATGAAGTGGTTGAAATGAAGCATGAGTTAAATGAGCTCCAAAAGCATATATCTTCCCATGGGATTCTTATCCAGGATCTAATGAGTGGCGTGTCTCATGAATTGGATGAATGGAGTCGAGCTGGTGGAGATCTCTTGGAGGCTGATGACAACTCTCTAACTAATGAAGCTAATGGTATATTCTCAACTGAAGTGGAAGATCGACGGATGCTATTTTTGGAGCATGTTGATGTTCTACTGGCAGAGCATAAAATAGAGGAAGCTATAGATGCAATTGATACAGAAGAGCGAAGTTACCCCGAGCTGAAAGGATCAGGGGATAGTACAACTGACGAAAGCTCCTCTTTCAAGTCTGCTCTCTCAAAGAGAAAAGCCAGGCTTGAAAACCAGCTCGTTGAGATTAGCCGACAACCCTCAGTTGGTATTTTGGAACTGAGGAAGGTGCTATCCAGTTTATTGAAGCTTGGGAAGGGCCCCTTGGCACATCAGATTTTTTTGAAATCTTATGGCTCTCGCCTCCAGAGAAGCATAGAAGATTTTCTTGCACTGTGCCCTTGCTATCCAGAAACATATTCTGCCACGTTATCCAATCTTGTCTTCTCTATGATTTCATTGGCAACTAAAGATTCTGGTCAAATGTTCGGGGATAATCCTCTTTACAGTAATAAAATAGTTCAATGGGCAGAATGGGAAATAGAATCGTTGGTCCGATTGGTCAAGGAAAATGCTCCTCCTTCCGAGACATCTTCTGCTTTGCGTGCAGCGAGTGTATTTGTTCAGGCTAGTCTTAACCACTGCTCCGCCTTGGAAATGCAGGATCTGAAGCTAACAAAGCTACTTCTTGTGCTTTTGCAACCATATGTTGAAGAAGTGCTTGAATTAAACTTCCGAAGGGCCAGAAAAATGGCTCTTGATTTGGTTGGAAGTGATGAAACCATGCCTCTATCTCCTCGTTTGGCATCTCCTCTTTCTACTTTCGCAACCTCATCTGATCGTATGCTTGTTGATTGCGGTATGAGATTTATTTTTGCTGTCAAG GAGATAGCTGAGCAGCTAACTCGCTTGGTCATCCTGCACTTTGGAGGAAACATACTGACGCGTATTTCACAGCTTTTTGATAAGTACGTTGAAGTCTTGATTAAATCCTTAACTGGTACCACTGAAGATGACAATTTGACTGACCTAAAGGAGCATATACCTTTTAAAGCTGAAACAGACTCTCAGCAGCTTGCATTATTGGGAACTGCATTTACAATTGTCGAAGAGTTATTGCCTATGGTAGTGTCCAGAATCTGGAATGTGTTGAGTGAAAGCAAAGAAGCAGGAGATGGTCTTACTGAGAATGTAATGCCTCCTATTAACAGTAGTATCGATCCTAAAGAATGGAGGCGTCAGCTCCAACAATCTCTGGATAAACTAAGAGATCATTTCTGTCGACAATATGTTTTAAGTTTCATTTATTCAAGAGATGGTGAGACCAGATTAGACGCACAGATTTATATTGGTGGAAAAGGAAAAGATTTACTTTGGAACTCTGATCCTCTTCCTTCATTGCCATTCCAG GCTTTATTTGGGAAGCTGCAGCAACTGGCTGCGGTGGCTGGAGACGTTCTGTTAGGAAAAGAGAAGATACAGAAGGTTTTACTGGCGAGATTGACAGAAACAGTGGTGATGTGGTTGTCGAACGAGGAGGAATTCTGGGGAGTTCTGGAGCACGAGTCAGCTCCTCTCCGCCCAGTCGGGTTGCAGCAG TTGATGCTCGATATGCACTTCACTGTTGAAATTGCACGGTTTGCTGGCTATCCATCCCGACACCTCAATAAGATATCATCGGACATAATTGCCCGTGCTGTCAAGGCATTCGCTGCTAGAGGAGTGGATCCACAGAG CTCTGTCCCTGAGGATGAATGGTTCGTGGAAACTGCAAAAGGTGCGATAAACAAGCTTCTGATGGGAGGTTCTGGTTCAGATGTATCGGAGGTTGATGATGAGGAAGACGACGAGCACATCATCATGGACGACGAAGTGATCTCAGACTCAGATAACTCGCCCTCGTCACTGTCGTCAGTGGAGAGTGAAGAGTCCTTTGCTTCTGCGCAAATGGAAGAATTGGAAAGCCCTGTGTTGACTGATTCCGAGAATTGA
- the LOC131026286 gene encoding exocyst complex component EXO84C isoform X2 produces the protein MISPQWKASRLSPRSTQFISLKLKRLSDEVVEMKHELNELQKHISSHGILIQDLMSGVSHELDEWSRAGGDLLEADDNSLTNEANGIFSTEVEDRRMLFLEHVDVLLAEHKIEEAIDAIDTEERSYPELKGSGDSTTDESSSFKSALSKRKARLENQLVEISRQPSVGILELRKVLSSLLKLGKGPLAHQIFLKSYGSRLQRSIEDFLALCPCYPETYSATLSNLVFSMISLATKDSGQMFGDNPLYSNKIVQWAEWEIESLVRLVKENAPPSETSSALRAASVFVQASLNHCSALEMQDLKLTKLLLVLLQPYVEEVLELNFRRARKMALDLVGSDETMPLSPRLASPLSTFATSSDRMLVDCGMRFIFAVKEIAEQLTRLVILHFGGNILTRISQLFDKYVEVLIKSLTGTTEDDNLTDLKEHIPFKAETDSQQLALLGTAFTIVEELLPMVVSRIWNVLSESKEAGDGLTENVMPPINSSIDPKEWRRQLQQSLDKLRDHFCRQYVLSFIYSRDGETRLDAQIYIGGKGKDLLWNSDPLPSLPFQALFGKLQQLAAVAGDVLLGKEKIQKVLLARLTETVVMWLSNEEEFWGVLEHESAPLRPVGLQQLMLDMHFTVEIARFAGYPSRHLNKISSDIIARAVKAFAARGVDPQSSVPEDEWFVETAKGAINKLLMGGSGSDVSEVDDEEDDEHIIMDDEVISDSDNSPSSLSSVESEESFASAQMEELESPVLTDSEN, from the exons ATGATTTCCCCTCAATGGAAAGCGTCACGCCTCAGTCCAAGATCGACACAGTTTAtcagtctaaaactgaaaag GTTATCTGATGAAGTGGTTGAAATGAAGCATGAGTTAAATGAGCTCCAAAAGCATATATCTTCCCATGGGATTCTTATCCAGGATCTAATGAGTGGCGTGTCTCATGAATTGGATGAATGGAGTCGAGCTGGTGGAGATCTCTTGGAGGCTGATGACAACTCTCTAACTAATGAAGCTAATGGTATATTCTCAACTGAAGTGGAAGATCGACGGATGCTATTTTTGGAGCATGTTGATGTTCTACTGGCAGAGCATAAAATAGAGGAAGCTATAGATGCAATTGATACAGAAGAGCGAAGTTACCCCGAGCTGAAAGGATCAGGGGATAGTACAACTGACGAAAGCTCCTCTTTCAAGTCTGCTCTCTCAAAGAGAAAAGCCAGGCTTGAAAACCAGCTCGTTGAGATTAGCCGACAACCCTCAGTTGGTATTTTGGAACTGAGGAAGGTGCTATCCAGTTTATTGAAGCTTGGGAAGGGCCCCTTGGCACATCAGATTTTTTTGAAATCTTATGGCTCTCGCCTCCAGAGAAGCATAGAAGATTTTCTTGCACTGTGCCCTTGCTATCCAGAAACATATTCTGCCACGTTATCCAATCTTGTCTTCTCTATGATTTCATTGGCAACTAAAGATTCTGGTCAAATGTTCGGGGATAATCCTCTTTACAGTAATAAAATAGTTCAATGGGCAGAATGGGAAATAGAATCGTTGGTCCGATTGGTCAAGGAAAATGCTCCTCCTTCCGAGACATCTTCTGCTTTGCGTGCAGCGAGTGTATTTGTTCAGGCTAGTCTTAACCACTGCTCCGCCTTGGAAATGCAGGATCTGAAGCTAACAAAGCTACTTCTTGTGCTTTTGCAACCATATGTTGAAGAAGTGCTTGAATTAAACTTCCGAAGGGCCAGAAAAATGGCTCTTGATTTGGTTGGAAGTGATGAAACCATGCCTCTATCTCCTCGTTTGGCATCTCCTCTTTCTACTTTCGCAACCTCATCTGATCGTATGCTTGTTGATTGCGGTATGAGATTTATTTTTGCTGTCAAG GAGATAGCTGAGCAGCTAACTCGCTTGGTCATCCTGCACTTTGGAGGAAACATACTGACGCGTATTTCACAGCTTTTTGATAAGTACGTTGAAGTCTTGATTAAATCCTTAACTGGTACCACTGAAGATGACAATTTGACTGACCTAAAGGAGCATATACCTTTTAAAGCTGAAACAGACTCTCAGCAGCTTGCATTATTGGGAACTGCATTTACAATTGTCGAAGAGTTATTGCCTATGGTAGTGTCCAGAATCTGGAATGTGTTGAGTGAAAGCAAAGAAGCAGGAGATGGTCTTACTGAGAATGTAATGCCTCCTATTAACAGTAGTATCGATCCTAAAGAATGGAGGCGTCAGCTCCAACAATCTCTGGATAAACTAAGAGATCATTTCTGTCGACAATATGTTTTAAGTTTCATTTATTCAAGAGATGGTGAGACCAGATTAGACGCACAGATTTATATTGGTGGAAAAGGAAAAGATTTACTTTGGAACTCTGATCCTCTTCCTTCATTGCCATTCCAG GCTTTATTTGGGAAGCTGCAGCAACTGGCTGCGGTGGCTGGAGACGTTCTGTTAGGAAAAGAGAAGATACAGAAGGTTTTACTGGCGAGATTGACAGAAACAGTGGTGATGTGGTTGTCGAACGAGGAGGAATTCTGGGGAGTTCTGGAGCACGAGTCAGCTCCTCTCCGCCCAGTCGGGTTGCAGCAG TTGATGCTCGATATGCACTTCACTGTTGAAATTGCACGGTTTGCTGGCTATCCATCCCGACACCTCAATAAGATATCATCGGACATAATTGCCCGTGCTGTCAAGGCATTCGCTGCTAGAGGAGTGGATCCACAGAG CTCTGTCCCTGAGGATGAATGGTTCGTGGAAACTGCAAAAGGTGCGATAAACAAGCTTCTGATGGGAGGTTCTGGTTCAGATGTATCGGAGGTTGATGATGAGGAAGACGACGAGCACATCATCATGGACGACGAAGTGATCTCAGACTCAGATAACTCGCCCTCGTCACTGTCGTCAGTGGAGAGTGAAGAGTCCTTTGCTTCTGCGCAAATGGAAGAATTGGAAAGCCCTGTGTTGACTGATTCCGAGAATTGA
- the LOC131026316 gene encoding protein PHLOEM PROTEIN 2-LIKE A9-like, whose product MASNSNTSPHHSGNSSAKFNKDERTKVILPKDLNIVWGNDTRYWNINDVAELHQVSWLEVTGGVEGASAAKSYEVGFSVSLNPDAFGWGKYPIYIMIKRGKEEKVTWTKISINPNNQETQFEIKGRLLKSDHSTDIGKLSFGLYEVWSGKWKGGLKIHKAFVNQL is encoded by the exons atggCCTCCAACTCCAACACAAGCCCGCACCATTCTGGGAATTCGTCAGCGAAATTCAACAAGGATGAACGAACAAAGGTGATTCTACCTAAAGACCTCAACATTGTATGGGGCAACGACACCCGCTACTGGAACATAAA TGATGTGGCGGAATTGCATCAAGTGAGCTGGCTAGAGGTGACCGGCGGCGTGGAGGGAGCCTCGGCGGCGAAGAGCTACGAAGTAGGGTTTTCCGTGTCGTTGAATCCAGATGCATTTGGGTGGGGAAAGTATCCCATTTATATCATGATTAAGAGAGGGAAGGAAGAGAAGGTTACGTGGACTAAGATTTCGATAAACCCTAATAACCAGGAAACCCAGTTTGAGATTAAAGGGAGGTTGCTCAAATCTGATCATTCCACCGACATTGGGAAGCTCAGCTTCGGATTGTACGAGGTTTGGAGTGGCAAGTGGAAGGGAGGTCTCAAGATTCACAAGGCATTTGTCAACCAGTTATGa
- the LOC131026321 gene encoding leucine-rich repeat receptor-like protein kinase PXC1 isoform X2, whose protein sequence is MKDNSDVDAVGERGGGVGDGDCDGLKRRRRREVEEWRDEGEVVLGEDEAAVATDGADEVTVAGAGDGEFGGEADCLWVGPHDLNVNGKKEFEQQMEVLGRLRHPNLIGLKAYYFARDEKLLVHEFMPNGNLFWLLHEAVKMRTMMRLTLPLANSGSTRGLVGGTLTRKAWNLFSQLMMRLPNKL, encoded by the exons ATGAAAGACAATTCAGACGTCGACGCCGTGGGAGAGAGGGGCGGCGGCGTCGGAGACGGTGATTGCGATGGTTTGAAGCGGCGGAGAAGACGTGAGGTTGAGGAGTGGCGGGACGAGGGGGAGGTGGTGCTCGGAGAGGACGAGGCGGCGGTAGCGACGGACGGCGCGGATGAGGTAACGGTGGCGGGGGCTGGAGATGGTGAATTTGGGGGAGAGGCGGATTGCTTGTGGGTGGGGCCACATGATTTGAATGTGAACGGGAAGAAGGAGTTTGAGCAGCAAATGGAGGTGTTGGGCCGCCTACGCCACCCTAATTTGATCGGATTGAAGGCTTACTATTTCGCTAGGGATGAGAAATTGTTGGTTCATGAATTCATGCCTAATGGAAACTTGTTTTGGTTGCTTCATG AAGCAGTGAAGATGAGGACGATGATGAGGCTAACTCTGCCTTTGGCCAACTCTGGAAGCACAAGAGGATTAGTGGGTGGAACTTTAACGAGGAAGGCTTGGAACCTGTTTTCCCAGCTGATGATGCGGCTGCCAAACAAGTTGTAA
- the LOC131026321 gene encoding leucine-rich repeat receptor-like protein kinase PXC1 isoform X1, which produces MKDNSDVDAVGERGGGVGDGDCDGLKRRRRREVEEWRDEGEVVLGEDEAAVATDGADEVTVAGAGDGEFGGEADCLWVGPHDLNVNGKKEFEQQMEVLGRLRHPNLIGLKAYYFARDEKLLVHEFMPNGNLFWLLHAEAVKMRTMMRLTLPLANSGSTRGLVGGTLTRKAWNLFSQLMMRLPNKL; this is translated from the exons ATGAAAGACAATTCAGACGTCGACGCCGTGGGAGAGAGGGGCGGCGGCGTCGGAGACGGTGATTGCGATGGTTTGAAGCGGCGGAGAAGACGTGAGGTTGAGGAGTGGCGGGACGAGGGGGAGGTGGTGCTCGGAGAGGACGAGGCGGCGGTAGCGACGGACGGCGCGGATGAGGTAACGGTGGCGGGGGCTGGAGATGGTGAATTTGGGGGAGAGGCGGATTGCTTGTGGGTGGGGCCACATGATTTGAATGTGAACGGGAAGAAGGAGTTTGAGCAGCAAATGGAGGTGTTGGGCCGCCTACGCCACCCTAATTTGATCGGATTGAAGGCTTACTATTTCGCTAGGGATGAGAAATTGTTGGTTCATGAATTCATGCCTAATGGAAACTTGTTTTGGTTGCTTCATG CAGAAGCAGTGAAGATGAGGACGATGATGAGGCTAACTCTGCCTTTGGCCAACTCTGGAAGCACAAGAGGATTAGTGGGTGGAACTTTAACGAGGAAGGCTTGGAACCTGTTTTCCCAGCTGATGATGCGGCTGCCAAACAAGTTGTAA
- the LOC131026323 gene encoding uncharacterized protein LOC131026323: MDGKDEGSSDSAAPVAVDLSKGCAAADLTGKVHQLPCCIKHDGPTPVSDYFKPKPTEMELDGLKVEEAHFRGRKLHGTTVSLPRGYSGYILRKRGHDQWNNDTDLHCWETAATFQDITVWNHDAIPSKDDAFLRTFHWFTVANALHQTVTAEDLESACID, translated from the exons ATGGACGGTAAAGATGAAGGATCCTCGGATTCTGCGGCGCCGGTCGCCGTCGATCTGAGCAAAGGTTGCGCCGCGGCGGACCTGACGGGGAAGGTGCATCAGTTGCCGTGCTGCATCAAGCACGATGGGCCCACCCCTGTTTCTGACTACTTCAAGCCCAAACCCACCG AGATGGAGCTAGATGGGCTAAAAGTGGAGGAAGCACACTTCCGAGGGAGGAAATTACACGGAACCACTGTTTCTCTTCCACGTGGCTATTCTG GTTACATCCTACGAAAGAGAGGTCATGATCAATGGAATAATGACACAGATTTGCACTGCTGGGAGACAGCTGCGACTTTTCAAGATATCACAGTCTGGAATCATGATGCAATCCCCTCAAAGGATGATGCATTCTTGCGCACCTTTCATTGGTTTACCGTTGCCAATGCT CTGCATCAAACAGTAACTGCTGAAGATCTGGAATCGGCGTGCATTGATTAG